From the Rhodoferax mekongensis genome, one window contains:
- the ilvN gene encoding acetolactate synthase small subunit: protein MKHIIAVLLENEPGALSRVVGLFSARGYNIESLTVAPTEDPSLSRMTIQTTGSDDVIEQITKHLNRLIEVVKVVDLTEGAYIERELMMVKVRAVGKEREEMKRMADIFRGRIIDVTEKSYTIELTGDQSKNDAFLEAIERTAILETVRTGSSGIGRGERILRV from the coding sequence ATGAAACACATCATTGCAGTTTTGCTGGAAAACGAACCCGGCGCCTTGTCCCGTGTTGTGGGCTTGTTTTCGGCCCGCGGATACAACATTGAATCGTTGACCGTGGCGCCCACAGAGGACCCGAGCTTGTCGCGCATGACCATTCAGACCACCGGTTCGGATGACGTGATAGAACAAATCACCAAACACCTGAACCGCCTGATTGAGGTGGTGAAGGTGGTGGATCTCACAGAAGGTGCCTACATCGAGCGTGAGCTCATGATGGTAAAGGTCCGTGCGGTGGGCAAGGAGCGCGAAGAGATGAAGCGCATGGCCGACATCTTCCGTGGCCGCATCATCGATGTGACTGAAAAGAGTTACACCATCGAACTTACAGGCGATCAATCCAAGAACGATGCGTTCCTGGAAGCCATCGAGCGCACCGCCATTCTGGAGACGGTGCGAACCGGCTCCAGTGGCATCGGTCGCGGCGAGCGTATTCTGCGGGTTTGA
- the ilvC gene encoding ketol-acid reductoisomerase has product MKVFYDKDCDLSLIKGKTVAIIGYGSQGHAHAQNLNDSGVKVVVGLRKGGASWDKVGKAGLTVMEVNDAVKAADVVMILLPDEQIAEVYTNNVAPNIKQGASLAFAHGFNVHYNQVVPRADLDVWMVAPKAPGHTVRNTYTQGGGVPHLVAVHQDKSGKARDLALSYAMANGGGKAGIIETNFKEETETDLFGEQAVLCGGAVELIKMGYETLVEAGYAPEMAYFECLHELKLIVDLIYEGGIANMNYSISNNAEFGEYVTGPEVINEESRKAMRNALKRIQNGDYAKMFIQEGRLNYPSMTARRRNTADHSIEVVGSQLRAMMPWIAKNKLVDQTRN; this is encoded by the coding sequence ATGAAAGTTTTTTACGACAAGGATTGTGACCTGAGCCTGATCAAGGGCAAGACAGTTGCCATCATCGGTTACGGCAGCCAAGGCCATGCACACGCGCAAAACTTGAACGACAGCGGCGTGAAGGTCGTGGTCGGTCTGCGCAAGGGCGGAGCTTCCTGGGACAAGGTTGGCAAAGCCGGCTTGACCGTGATGGAAGTGAACGATGCAGTCAAGGCTGCTGACGTCGTCATGATCCTGTTGCCCGACGAGCAAATCGCCGAGGTGTACACCAACAACGTGGCCCCCAACATCAAGCAAGGCGCTTCTTTGGCGTTTGCACACGGCTTCAACGTGCATTACAACCAAGTTGTGCCCCGTGCCGACCTGGATGTCTGGATGGTTGCTCCCAAGGCCCCTGGCCACACTGTGCGCAACACATACACCCAAGGTGGCGGCGTGCCTCACTTGGTCGCTGTACACCAGGACAAGTCCGGCAAAGCCCGTGACTTGGCTCTGAGCTACGCGATGGCCAACGGTGGCGGCAAGGCCGGCATCATTGAAACCAACTTCAAGGAAGAAACTGAAACCGACTTGTTCGGTGAACAGGCAGTGTTGTGCGGTGGTGCGGTTGAGCTGATCAAGATGGGTTACGAGACCCTGGTGGAAGCCGGCTACGCACCTGAAATGGCGTACTTCGAGTGCTTGCATGAACTGAAGTTGATCGTGGACCTGATCTACGAAGGCGGCATTGCCAACATGAACTACTCCATCTCCAACAATGCGGAGTTCGGTGAGTACGTGACAGGCCCTGAAGTCATCAACGAAGAGTCCCGCAAGGCCATGCGCAACGCATTGAAGCGCATCCAGAACGGTGACTACGCCAAGATGTTCATCCAGGAAGGCCGTTTGAATTACCCAAGCATGACCGCACGCCGTCGCAACACCGCTGATCACAGCATTGAGGTGGTGGGTTCGCAATTGCGCGCCATGATGCCTTGGATTGCCAAGAACAAGCTGGTGGACCAGACCCGCAACTAA